The sequence GATCTGGCTCAACTTCGCGCCTTTGACATTCAAACGAAGGTGTTCAGGAATCCCTTCATACCATGCGTTTTCACCAGGCGGGATGTTCTTCAACATCTCAATGACCTTCTGTGCATGATTGGTCATCTCGTGATTTGGCGCATCATCTGGGATCGGAGGGTTTTCGATCGCTTCACGTGCTGTAACATATCGGTCCTTTGTGGTTGGAGCCGGAATTCGGAAGTCAACCTCCAAATCTTTACGAATACCCACGATGATGATGCGATGTCGGGTTTGAGGTACACCGTACTCTTCAAATTTGTAGAGATGCGGAGTCAGTCTGTATCCCCACTCCCCAGCGTCTTCCAGTGCAAGAAGGATATTAATAAAGGCTTTCCCCTCATTGGCGCTTTGCAGGCCTCCGACATTCTCGGCAACGAAAAACTTCGGGTTATGATGGTTTATGACCCTTACCCCATACGAGTAGAGTGGGCCGTATTCTCCTTGAATCCCTTTTTGCTCCCCAACAATGCTGTAATCGTTACAGGGGAACCCAAATGCAAATGCATCGATATTCTCCAACTCTTCAATTTCAAGCTCCTGAACAGGCTTGTGATATACCTTAGCATCTGGCTCGTCACGAAGAATGTTATGCTCATACGTTTCACACGCACTTGCGTCATAGTCGTTTGCCCAAACGTGCTTGATTTTGAAGTCTGGCCGTTCTTCCAGATGGGCCATCTTCGAACCCAGCCCTAAACCGCCGGGGCCGTTGAATATCTCGCCCATTTTAAAGATCATGCTCAACACCCCATCTATGTCATGATGTCACACCAAAGAGTACAAATTTAGTTCAGACGTCATACTTCGACATTCCCAAGCCATCTCCTCCCGGAAAATCAAACCGGAAAAATGAAACAGGGAACATGTGATCGGTTTTAATTTACCAATCTAGCAAGCTAAAAGCAAGAGATATCTTTTCCAATGCGAAAACACCCGATTCTTTGATCAGGCTTTACCGCTTCCGTAAAACAAAAAAAGTGCTCGGAGCCCTATTAAAAAGGACTCCAAAGCACATCTAAAAACATGATACCGCACCATAAATCAATAGACTATTTGCTCAAAATCAAGAGAACAAATCTCTCTTGTTGAATCCATAATGTTCATAGTCCCGAGTCACGAATTCTCGTACATACGGTGATATGTTCTTAACATCACCAGTAAAAAGCAAAGCTACTTTCCTTCGAGCTCTCGTGAGAGCCACATAAAGTACTTTCTTCTCATCGTTATGAACAGTGTGCAAGTCTTTCATATACTCTTCTGACGTTCGATCATCATGAAAACGTTCATTTACCTTTTGAACTTCCCTTTTATGAGGGTAGTGATGCTTGTCAAAATGCAGGAGAAATACGTAATCAAACTCCAAGCCTTTCACACTAAATGCATCTGCAAAAAACACGGTGCGGTCATTTTTCTTATATACAAATCTATGGTATTCGTTTGCATTACGTACATAAAACAATTTCTGCAACTCGCTGTGAACAACAGATTCTTTGACAGCCATAGCATCGTCATCAAAACGATGAACAATCGCAATTCGGCTACTTGGCTCGTCTCGGCAGAGATCTTCGATCTGCTTAACCAACCATGAAGCTAAATCCTTATCCTGTTTAAAACTACGAATCAGCGGTTTATCACCTTCTCGTAGTGACATATGCCTGACTTCTTCACGATCATTATCTGTATCTTGGAAGTCAAGTGACCCAGCCAACCTCATAATTTGTTTTGTAGAGCGATGGTTCACTTTTAAGTATCGAGTTCGGCGACCCTCTACATCGATATCCATATGGCGCAACGTAACTGGACTACGTTTATAAATGCGTTGTTTCGGATCTCCCGCCAAGATCAACTTTCCAGTCGATTTACACAAAAGATGCAGCGCGAGTATTTGCATAGGTTGTAAGTCTTGCATCTCATCGGCGAAGATGTAATCGTATTTTTCATCATCCTCCATTTCACTAATTTTTTCCAATAAATATATAGCGTAGTCCTCGGCATCAAAACGATCGTTCCCAAATCTGGCATCCCGATCTCTATGATACTCTTGGAACAATTTAAAGATCGTCTTTCTTTGCTCCTTGGTTAGACGTGGAACACTACCTCGTCCAATTCGGTCACAATTTAGGTACGATTCTTCAGTTACAAAACCGTTCGCCTTCATCCATAGGACTTCGTCTGTAAAAAACACGCTTCGATGAGTTTGATACAATCGCTGACCTTGCGGAAGTTTTTCGTTCTCTTGAGACATAAATTTGTTGATAAAAGCAAGAGTTCTTTGAATAGTTCGCTCTGAACGTTTGTGTATCCCGATTTGGTTTGTATAAAACTTTGTAATATCTGGATCAATTTCTCTAAGAGCACTCGAAGCCAACTCATGAAACGTCAGAACTTGCACTTCATGCTTGCTCTGAGAACTGAGTTCCTTGTATTTAGGCGACTCTGCTAGCTTATTTTTCGCATCTTGTACGAGAGGCAAACTAAACGCAATATACAGCATTTTCTTGCCAGCTTCATCGACTTCCATAGCTCGAAGGAGTTTGTACAAAAGTGTTAGAGTCTTGCCGCTCCCAGCCGAACCATTGATTACCATGCGGTTATCTTGTTGACGGATTACATCTAATTGCTGGGAACTTAGTTGGATGTTCTCCATCCAACCATCCAACGTTTCCATTTGTACTGTGTAGTCCATTTTTCGTTTACGACGGGCTGCTCCTTCGTCAGGAGAAGCCCATCCAGCTGCTACCGCAGACCAGAACTCGGTTGAAAAAGTAGCTTTCATTGTTTCACCACCATTCCATTCGTTCACGATTCATCAATTGGATGCAATCCATTTGTGCATACGGACAGATGAGGGCAATATTTGCATTCCGATGAAGGTTTGGCACTCAAAATCAAGTGCCGATCACCCTCAAGACCTATACGTAGTTCGTAGCCACCTTGCTTATAAGCATTTAATTGACGCATTGGTTTTAAGAAATGGAATTGCTTTCGGATTCTCGAGTATTCCCTATCTTCAAACCTATCACTTCCTGATTCCACAACACCATCCCTAATTTTGTCCGCATAGGTCTGAATATCCCGCAGTTTAATATCGGTCCAAAGCGGAAACAGTTTATGAATTTGATCAAAAGCCTCGTCGTCATCACGATCTGTAAGTTCGTGATACAACATAAACATTGCTGCCATCAAAAACTGGTGGTGGAACTCGCTCTGGTAGGTAGGGAACGGCTTTGCAAGATAACTGTAAAAAAATCTTCGAGGACAAAGTTCATGCTCTGCAACGGCATCTATTGGATACCCTTCCATATAATTGTATGCAATTTCAAATTCTTCTTGCAAAGGCATCTCAATCTTAGATTGCGTTGACTCAATGCTCCTCGCTTCCTCACTTACCGGCAATCCTAGCACTTTTACATATACAGATTCTTCGAGGTCTTTTCCACCCCAATCACGCATCCAAGAAAGTGAAACAGGTTCTTGCGAAAAGGCTAGTACATGATAAAACAAATACCTTGCAAATTCAGATGAATACTTATCTCGGTACAGCATCATACGTATTTCAGGAATTTCAGTAAGTTTTTCAAGCAGGGGTCGAGTTAAAGGCCAAGGTAGAACAAACTGGTTTTTAGGCAATGCTTCTTCACTCAATCCACAAACATGAATTCTTTTGTTCTGCAGGAACGACACTCCATCGAGATCATCAAATGAACGAATCATTCGATCTCTCTCTCCCTCATCACTGAATACGTTGCTTAGATATAATGAAATCGCTACTGCTAAGTCTTGCACCCGATATTTTTCTTTCTCGTCACGAGGGCTAGCAAGTTCTTCTCTTAGCCGTTCCAATGCCGCTCTCTCACTCTCTAGCAACGCCTCATCAGATAAGCCACTCTGTAACAAACGTTCGAGTTTAACAAAATGCTCTGACAACGATGTTCGAGCATTTTTCTGACCAAACAATTCAAGAGCTTGCTCCCACAACTTACGAACAAGCAAGATAACCACTTTTAGATTATCTTCTTGTACCTTCATAAATGAAAATCGCAAGAGTGGATCTCCCATCATTTCATGGAACCGCTGACTTGATGTCTCTGAAGAGGGAACCGGTTGCCATACCATACTAAGATTTTTCTTCATGTCAATGAGCTCCTCGAGTAATTCAGCCCACTCACAATACGTACGACATCCTTGGAAATAGGGAAGCAGATCACGCAAGTCCGTTAGGTATTGTCTTCCGTTATGATCCCCTTCGCGCAACCACCCAGATGCAAAACATTCGAATAAACTTTGCTCATCCAAGATCAACTCTTGCCTAATCTCATTCCACATTCGGTGAAGATGCAGTAAATACTGACCGATCGGGTAGGCGAGAAAATGACGTTCTTTAAAATACTCTGGGTAATATTCCATGATTCGGTCGTTTAATGGTTCATGTTCTGGAGAATAGTACTCAACACTTCCATCACGGCCATTTGGATACTCAGTATATTCATCAAGTAGGCTATGAAAGTTTGCATGTGGTTTAAGTGTAACTTCGTATCCCGAATGACTAGTATCTTGGAGCCTATCGGATTCATAAAGATTAGCGAACATTTCCCCCATTGAAATCTCGGGTCCGTCAAAAATCGGAAGATGGCTCCAGTCCTCGTACGGAACCCACGCTTCAATGAATGTGCGAACGGGGGCAAACGTCTTTTTATACCGTTCATCATAAAGGTTCAAAAAGACCAATTCAATTCCAGCATTCTCAAACAGCTTAAATATTCTGTGCTGTAAGGGGGTGATAAAGTAAAAGCCATGAAGAATGATTTGGTCAATTCGGTCTGGGAGTTGGTCCTTCTGATGTTGGCTTAAGTCATCACATTTACAAAGAGCTTCCTTGAGAGTAGTTTGTAATATCTCTGGATTGTGAAGTCGGGTTCCAAGGTCATGGCGAATACGCCTGAACCAATAACCATTTTGATCCATCCATTTCCATAATTCCACAAAAAATCTCTCGTCCTCTGTTTGCACCGTGACCTCGATCCGGTTTACATCTATACCAATCTCAGTCAGTACCCGCATGGTTTCTAAAACTTGAAGTTGATTACGGCGAAACGCCCGAAACCTCATTTGTACCTTTGGGTCTCTAACACCCTCCTCCAGTTCTAACAGGCGCTCCGAAAGTTGAGCGAACTGAAGTAGCTTTGTTCTTGGCTTTGACCAATCACCTAAAAACTGGCGCAAAAACATCCCGGTACCAACCATGACACCAGTGAAATAGCGTCTCTCACATTGATAAAAGGAGTGAACCCCTTTGCGAAGACTGTTAGTCGCGCAAATATGAACGACATCACGATAAGGGTCCAGCATATCGGATTCGAGTTCAAAAGGATTTGCATAAGCAATCATTTTTGTAGCC comes from Tumebacillus amylolyticus and encodes:
- a CDS encoding DNA cytosine methyltransferase, whose product is MIFKMGEIFNGPGGLGLGSKMAHLEERPDFKIKHVWANDYDASACETYEHNILRDEPDAKVYHKPVQELEIEELENIDAFAFGFPCNDYSIVGEQKGIQGEYGPLYSYGVRVINHHNPKFFVAENVGGLQSANEGKAFINILLALEDAGEWGYRLTPHLYKFEEYGVPQTRHRIIIVGIRKDLEVDFRIPAPTTKDRYVTAREAIENPPIPDDAPNHEMTNHAQKVIEMLKNIPPGENAWYEGIPEHLRLNVKGAKLSQIYKRLHPDKPSYTITGSGGGGTHVYHWAEPRALTNRERARLQTFPDDFEFKGKKEKVRQQVGMAVPPAGAKIIFESILKSFAGIPYDHLPESDWWNGLGIDLNRNNQLAMQY
- a CDS encoding UvrD-helicase domain-containing protein, with protein sequence MKATFSTEFWSAVAAGWASPDEGAARRKRKMDYTVQMETLDGWMENIQLSSQQLDVIRQQDNRMVINGSAGSGKTLTLLYKLLRAMEVDEAGKKMLYIAFSLPLVQDAKNKLAESPKYKELSSQSKHEVQVLTFHELASSALREIDPDITKFYTNQIGIHKRSERTIQRTLAFINKFMSQENEKLPQGQRLYQTHRSVFFTDEVLWMKANGFVTEESYLNCDRIGRGSVPRLTKEQRKTIFKLFQEYHRDRDARFGNDRFDAEDYAIYLLEKISEMEDDEKYDYIFADEMQDLQPMQILALHLLCKSTGKLILAGDPKQRIYKRSPVTLRHMDIDVEGRRTRYLKVNHRSTKQIMRLAGSLDFQDTDNDREEVRHMSLREGDKPLIRSFKQDKDLASWLVKQIEDLCRDEPSSRIAIVHRFDDDAMAVKESVVHSELQKLFYVRNANEYHRFVYKKNDRTVFFADAFSVKGLEFDYVFLLHFDKHHYPHKREVQKVNERFHDDRTSEEYMKDLHTVHNDEKKVLYVALTRARRKVALLFTGDVKNISPYVREFVTRDYEHYGFNKRDLFS